In Desulfosediminicola ganghwensis, a single window of DNA contains:
- a CDS encoding ATP-binding protein, with the protein MQSNILFVDDDSSILDALEWTFSDEPYGCLTCKTPQEALKLMDEIDFAVVVSDHRMPEMCGTDFLEKIKHQWPATIRILMTAYQEMNIILNAVNKGHIYNLIFKPWDEMELKRIIKTAVDDYTLRNGGGVISRQASEADQLIELNRSLEEKNQYLMERLQQAHKMEALGNLASGIAHDFNNVLFVINGCLQMSMVDKHMTPNIRANLSQALKASGRAKDLVAQILSFSRTGENNNKPVMLTPLMREVLEFIQAALPPNIKLCQEINIDNERIQLEPTKLYQILMNLCLNAADAMRGRKGVVHISLTRARIERTKHVEQVKSLLGDYFCLTVSDNGDGIEEADMERIFDPYFTTKRKNGGTGLGLALINQIIQDQGGNISVQSEVGKGSSFTVYLPLIEDSLVNCVSL; encoded by the coding sequence ATGCAAAGCAATATACTGTTCGTTGACGACGACTCATCAATACTCGACGCTCTGGAGTGGACTTTTTCTGATGAACCTTATGGCTGCTTGACGTGCAAAACACCACAGGAAGCATTGAAACTCATGGATGAAATTGATTTCGCCGTAGTTGTCTCAGATCATCGCATGCCTGAAATGTGCGGCACCGATTTCCTGGAGAAGATAAAACATCAGTGGCCAGCTACCATCCGCATCCTCATGACCGCTTACCAGGAGATGAACATAATCCTGAATGCTGTCAACAAGGGGCACATCTACAACCTTATCTTTAAACCCTGGGATGAGATGGAGTTGAAGCGGATTATCAAGACAGCAGTTGACGATTATACCTTGAGAAATGGCGGCGGTGTTATCAGCCGGCAAGCCAGCGAAGCCGATCAGTTGATTGAGTTGAATCGAAGCCTGGAAGAGAAGAACCAGTACCTGATGGAAAGGTTACAGCAAGCTCATAAAATGGAAGCCTTGGGTAACCTGGCCAGCGGTATTGCTCACGATTTTAATAATGTTCTCTTCGTTATCAATGGTTGTCTGCAGATGTCGATGGTTGACAAACATATGACACCAAATATACGTGCAAATCTCAGCCAGGCTTTAAAGGCTTCAGGTCGAGCAAAAGACCTTGTGGCACAGATACTCTCCTTCAGTCGTACTGGCGAAAACAATAATAAGCCTGTCATGCTAACACCTCTCATGAGGGAGGTGTTGGAATTTATTCAGGCGGCTCTGCCACCAAACATCAAACTTTGTCAGGAAATTAACATTGACAATGAAAGGATTCAGCTGGAGCCCACTAAGCTCTATCAGATACTGATGAATTTATGCTTGAATGCGGCGGACGCCATGAGGGGCCGAAAAGGCGTCGTTCACATCAGCTTAACCCGGGCGCGAATTGAACGGACAAAACACGTTGAACAGGTGAAATCGCTATTAGGAGACTACTTCTGCCTAACGGTGAGTGATAACGGTGATGGTATTGAGGAGGCTGATATGGAGCGGATTTTTGATCCGTACTTTACAACCAAGCGCAAAAATGGCGGAACCGGGTTGGGCTTGGCTTTGATCAACCAGATTATCCAGGATCAAGGGGGAAACATTTCTGTTCAAAGCGAGGTTGGCAAAGGATCTAGCTTCACTGTATACCTGCCTCTGATAGAGGATTCTCTTGTCAATTGCGTGAGTCTCTGA
- a CDS encoding response regulator, which yields METIQNESIFVVDDDQGILDSFDAMLGDDYPLHMVNNGVDALEYLDRHQPCLMFLDLKMPRMNGLELLKTLAARKLSTVIVVVTALPQEQYQELAYEYGVYKYLQKPLDVDEVEDIAAVVLH from the coding sequence ATGGAAACAATACAAAACGAGTCGATCTTTGTCGTAGACGATGACCAAGGTATTTTGGATTCTTTCGATGCCATGCTGGGCGATGACTATCCACTGCATATGGTGAACAACGGTGTCGATGCATTGGAATATCTGGATCGGCACCAGCCTTGCCTGATGTTCCTGGATTTAAAAATGCCGCGGATGAATGGTTTGGAACTGTTGAAAACTCTGGCAGCGAGGAAGTTATCGACTGTCATCGTCGTCGTTACCGCATTACCGCAGGAACAATACCAAGAGCTGGCCTACGAATACGGTGTTTACAAATACCTGCAAAAACCCCTTGATGTGGACGAAGTGGAAGATATTGCCGCTGTTGTACTGCACTAA
- a CDS encoding ABC transporter substrate-binding protein: MGSYRLVRLMLICIGFSVLFFTSSCEQPIEKAGTINTSSQGEKKATKGGGYHVPLPNSPTTLDPAYVQDQYGTAVVQQLFDGLVRFDPYLLVLPALAETWQVEEKGKSYRFTLQKNAHFHNGDKVTAEDVIFSLSRLLRVTPSPATLPHLLKIRGAKAYHDHQTEVVAGLQAIDDHTVLIQLEEPHAPFLTALGMYQAKIVPKTEVLKSEEDFGRNPVGSGPFRFVTWEPDNRIQLERFPDYFAGEALLDEVEYKIYPGVGINQILADFQKGELDEMLVFGNIRNELSSLKDLQWFHRPALSLLFYGLNVDHPNLDNPELRRKLSAAIDREKLQNEVYGGQFEPAERILPPGMPGVSREDNRVGSVANGAVGLMLSNTALEEGNSDVLSVEIVSASKSAFAQAELNYVRQVWAELGIDLTIKYITDWSRFEAYINSDKVQIYRYAWFADMPDPDSFFYPLFASSSPANFMGFKDEKVNRLLLSARGESDPAERTVMYREIEELIMESTPIIPLIYLSVDRVYTSHVQGARPSALGAHYMPLHRVWIKNDTPTQ, encoded by the coding sequence ATGGGTTCGTACCGATTAGTAAGGCTGATGTTGATCTGCATTGGCTTCTCTGTTCTTTTTTTTACCAGTTCATGTGAGCAGCCAATTGAAAAGGCAGGAACTATAAATACTTCCAGCCAAGGCGAAAAAAAGGCCACAAAAGGGGGGGGCTACCATGTCCCATTACCTAATAGTCCAACAACTCTTGACCCCGCTTATGTGCAGGATCAATATGGTACAGCGGTAGTCCAGCAACTTTTTGACGGCTTGGTTCGCTTCGACCCTTATCTCCTGGTACTTCCCGCACTAGCTGAGACCTGGCAGGTGGAAGAAAAAGGTAAGAGCTACAGATTCACACTTCAGAAAAATGCCCATTTCCATAATGGGGATAAAGTGACTGCAGAGGATGTTATCTTCTCTCTTAGCCGTCTCTTACGAGTTACTCCTTCCCCTGCGACGTTACCCCACCTACTCAAAATACGAGGCGCTAAAGCATATCACGACCACCAGACTGAGGTGGTAGCCGGTTTACAGGCAATTGATGATCACACCGTATTAATACAGCTGGAAGAGCCGCATGCACCATTTCTCACAGCTTTAGGCATGTACCAGGCCAAAATTGTACCCAAAACAGAAGTACTGAAATCAGAAGAGGATTTTGGTCGAAATCCGGTGGGTAGCGGACCATTTCGATTTGTGACATGGGAGCCGGACAATCGTATTCAGTTGGAACGCTTTCCAGACTATTTTGCAGGGGAGGCCCTGCTTGATGAAGTGGAGTATAAGATTTACCCTGGGGTGGGGATTAATCAGATTCTAGCTGATTTTCAAAAAGGTGAACTCGACGAAATGCTTGTTTTTGGCAATATACGTAACGAGTTGTCTTCGCTGAAAGATCTCCAGTGGTTTCATCGGCCAGCCCTGAGTTTGCTCTTCTATGGTCTGAATGTTGATCACCCCAATTTGGACAATCCTGAATTGCGCCGGAAACTTTCTGCGGCTATCGATCGTGAGAAATTACAGAATGAGGTCTATGGAGGCCAGTTCGAACCGGCTGAAAGAATCCTGCCACCCGGGATGCCTGGGGTAAGTCGGGAAGATAATCGGGTGGGCTCCGTTGCAAACGGGGCAGTTGGCTTGATGCTCAGTAACACAGCCTTGGAAGAGGGAAATAGTGATGTTCTCTCTGTTGAGATTGTTTCTGCTTCGAAATCCGCCTTTGCTCAGGCTGAGTTGAATTATGTCCGTCAAGTCTGGGCTGAGTTGGGAATCGACTTAACGATAAAATACATTACAGACTGGTCTCGGTTTGAGGCGTATATTAATTCTGATAAGGTGCAGATTTATCGTTATGCCTGGTTTGCCGATATGCCGGATCCAGACAGTTTTTTCTATCCGCTTTTCGCATCCAGTTCTCCTGCAAACTTCATGGGATTCAAGGATGAAAAGGTAAACCGCCTGCTTTTGTCTGCTCGAGGAGAGAGCGACCCCGCTGAACGAACAGTGATGTACCGTGAAATAGAGGAGTTGATAATGGAATCTACGCCTATTATTCCATTAATTTATCTGAGCGTTGACCGGGTTTATACTTCCCATGTTCAGGGCGCTCGACCCAGTGCTTTGGGAGCTCATTACATGCCTCTGCATCGAGTCTGGATAAAGAACGATACGCCAACTCAGTAG
- a CDS encoding ATP-binding protein: MHNWPLQLRLFRKPRFIPLRYRVVLASAGMLILLLGVLLLTLVWFQNRNIRHQLEQRGKAIAQSLVATSTKALLNYDYITLEQFANRAAQDPNILYVVVHDKEHRVAGFSNRPELQGQKLTDAISLDAVATTFPLVQRFEEGFGSQPGLDVALPVFLPDSTNRWGTIRVGLSLTSMYRQIRQTIWIIAGIGMVALFTGTIISVLGAQRVTRSLGELVWATKDVAEGNFTYKVGVKTGDEVEVLAANFAVMTREILEHQERQGEQLKEIQRLQDYTEKLMITMADGLLSVDMKGTVVTINPAARTLLGLSSINGVEGKNIAAILGESCRLVSLVQKIIHQSAAVAHREIEITKEPESQTILVGSSILHGDQGQPLEIILNLHDITELKKLEARIRQSERLAGLGTLAAGMAHEIRNPLSAIKTFVQLLPRKVDKPGFLEKFNRTVPRETERINFLVDELLELSRLPRYEFAATNINGLLRQAIDTTEEELQRCNIEYQQDLQDNLPPVQADSNQLIKAFNNLIRNAIQAMPTGGQLTVRTFIAESTDSGKGASGNTDSKVVIIFQDTGQGIASKELKQIFNPFFTTKDAGTGLGLAITHKVVTEHGGLIEAESKKEQGTMFTIQLPLDDTISVQAVSSLELI, encoded by the coding sequence ATGCATAACTGGCCACTCCAGCTACGACTGTTCCGCAAACCCCGCTTTATTCCGCTTAGGTATCGAGTTGTTCTGGCCAGTGCCGGCATGCTTATTCTGCTGCTTGGAGTTCTCCTTCTCACACTGGTGTGGTTTCAGAATCGCAATATCCGTCATCAGCTGGAGCAACGCGGAAAAGCTATTGCGCAAAGTCTTGTGGCCACCTCTACCAAGGCACTGCTCAATTACGACTATATAACCCTCGAACAATTCGCCAATCGGGCGGCTCAAGACCCAAATATCCTCTACGTTGTTGTACATGACAAAGAGCACCGTGTAGCTGGTTTTAGTAATCGGCCAGAACTTCAGGGGCAAAAGTTAACCGATGCGATCAGCCTCGATGCAGTTGCTACCACCTTCCCGCTGGTCCAAAGATTTGAGGAGGGGTTCGGCTCACAGCCTGGGCTGGATGTGGCCCTGCCTGTTTTTCTGCCGGATTCGACGAACCGATGGGGAACTATACGGGTCGGGTTATCCCTGACGTCCATGTATCGACAAATACGCCAGACGATCTGGATAATTGCAGGAATCGGCATGGTAGCATTGTTTACAGGAACCATAATATCCGTGCTGGGCGCCCAGCGGGTGACCCGGTCATTGGGTGAACTGGTATGGGCCACCAAGGATGTTGCCGAGGGGAATTTCACTTATAAGGTAGGTGTTAAAACCGGAGATGAAGTTGAAGTGCTGGCAGCCAATTTTGCTGTAATGACCAGGGAAATCCTGGAACACCAGGAAAGGCAGGGGGAGCAGCTTAAAGAGATACAGCGACTCCAGGACTACACTGAAAAATTGATGATTACCATGGCCGATGGTCTGTTGTCGGTGGATATGAAAGGGACTGTTGTAACCATTAATCCTGCGGCCAGGACGCTCCTGGGACTCTCGTCCATCAATGGGGTTGAGGGAAAAAACATTGCAGCCATCCTCGGTGAATCCTGCCGGCTTGTTTCGCTGGTGCAGAAGATCATTCATCAGTCGGCCGCAGTTGCTCACCGGGAGATTGAAATTACAAAAGAGCCAGAAAGTCAAACAATCCTGGTTGGTTCCAGTATTCTCCATGGTGACCAGGGACAACCCCTCGAGATTATTCTGAACCTGCACGACATCACCGAGCTCAAGAAACTTGAAGCCCGTATTCGCCAATCAGAGCGGTTGGCAGGATTAGGCACATTAGCTGCAGGTATGGCCCATGAGATCAGGAATCCGCTATCAGCCATCAAGACATTTGTTCAATTGCTTCCCCGTAAGGTCGACAAACCCGGATTTCTGGAGAAATTCAATCGAACGGTTCCCAGGGAGACAGAGCGGATAAACTTCCTGGTTGATGAACTCCTGGAACTCTCTCGATTGCCCAGGTATGAATTCGCTGCAACCAATATCAACGGATTATTGAGACAGGCAATTGATACAACGGAAGAAGAGTTACAGCGCTGCAATATTGAATACCAGCAGGACCTGCAAGATAACCTGCCCCCTGTACAGGCCGATTCGAACCAACTTATTAAAGCGTTTAACAATTTGATTCGAAATGCGATCCAGGCTATGCCCACCGGAGGTCAATTGACAGTCAGAACATTTATTGCCGAATCAACCGATTCGGGAAAAGGGGCAAGCGGAAACACAGACAGTAAGGTCGTGATCATTTTCCAGGATACTGGCCAGGGGATAGCCTCGAAGGAACTCAAGCAGATTTTCAATCCATTTTTTACCACCAAAGACGCCGGTACCGGCCTTGGACTGGCTATAACACATAAGGTGGTTACCGAACATGGGGGGCTGATCGAAGCGGAAAGTAAAAAGGAACAAGGCACCATGTTCACCATCCAGCTGCCCCTGGATGATACGATCTCTGTTCAGGCAGTATCCAGTCTGGAATTGATATAG
- a CDS encoding sigma-54-dependent transcriptional regulator produces MTSIDFPKKARLLVVDDEAGARESLEAILEDDYQVVCVEDGQKALAVIQKEEFDLVLLDMSMPKMSGIEALEKIKSHDKSLDVIIVSAIDRALEATSAIQKGAYDYLTKPFDPETILTRVDRALQKRYLEQEVSFLRSEMAERSEQSQIISQSKQMQEVFQTIKKVAGTSSNVLITGESGTGKELIARAIHNASERVQKPFVALNCASIPSELIESELFGHEKGAFTGAHHRAPGKFEFANGGTLLLDEISSLRSEFQAQLLRVLQEREFTRVGGHRVIKVDVRILAATNTKLEDMVREGTFREDLFFRLNVIPINVPPLRHREGDVSLLAQYFLAKFNRKLNKNIKAITTEAMAVLETYPWPGNIRELENLIERMVVLGTDDTRIDQGDLPYDVLFHEETVHNLPGPEGSNIGLLQARHSFELSYIMQALRKCNWNQTEAARLLKIHRNTLIQKMKTLNIRPRN; encoded by the coding sequence ATGACTTCTATAGATTTTCCTAAAAAAGCCAGGCTGCTTGTCGTCGATGACGAAGCAGGTGCACGAGAGTCTCTTGAAGCTATTCTTGAAGATGACTATCAAGTGGTCTGTGTCGAAGACGGGCAGAAAGCTCTGGCTGTCATCCAAAAAGAGGAATTCGACCTCGTGCTGCTCGACATGTCGATGCCCAAAATGAGTGGCATTGAAGCCCTCGAGAAGATTAAGAGTCACGACAAGTCTCTTGATGTGATTATTGTGTCGGCCATCGATCGGGCGTTGGAAGCGACTTCCGCTATTCAAAAAGGTGCTTACGACTATCTCACCAAACCTTTTGACCCGGAAACCATTCTCACCAGGGTTGATCGTGCCTTGCAGAAGCGATATCTCGAACAGGAGGTATCCTTTCTGCGCTCCGAAATGGCGGAGCGCTCTGAACAGTCGCAAATCATAAGTCAGTCTAAACAGATGCAGGAGGTTTTCCAGACTATCAAGAAGGTGGCGGGAACTTCGAGTAATGTACTGATTACAGGTGAAAGTGGCACTGGAAAGGAATTGATTGCCAGGGCAATCCATAACGCCAGCGAGCGAGTTCAGAAACCCTTCGTGGCCTTGAATTGTGCTTCAATTCCTTCGGAGTTGATTGAGAGCGAATTGTTCGGTCATGAAAAAGGCGCATTCACAGGTGCGCATCACCGTGCCCCTGGCAAGTTTGAATTTGCCAATGGTGGAACCTTGTTGCTGGATGAGATTTCCTCGCTCAGAAGTGAATTTCAGGCCCAGTTGTTACGAGTCTTACAGGAGCGTGAATTTACACGTGTTGGAGGACACAGGGTAATAAAGGTGGATGTGCGAATCCTTGCAGCCACCAACACCAAACTGGAAGACATGGTCCGTGAAGGTACATTCCGCGAAGATCTCTTTTTCCGGCTGAATGTGATTCCCATTAATGTGCCTCCATTGCGTCATCGCGAAGGAGATGTGTCTCTCTTGGCACAATACTTCCTGGCAAAATTCAACCGAAAATTGAATAAGAATATAAAAGCTATAACAACAGAGGCCATGGCGGTTTTAGAAACATATCCCTGGCCGGGAAATATCCGCGAACTGGAAAATCTGATCGAGCGTATGGTGGTCTTAGGGACGGATGATACCAGGATAGACCAGGGAGACCTACCTTATGACGTCCTTTTTCACGAAGAGACCGTGCATAATTTGCCAGGGCCTGAAGGAAGCAATATCGGGTTATTACAAGCCCGCCACTCTTTCGAACTGAGTTATATAATGCAGGCGCTGCGAAAATGTAACTGGAACCAGACCGAGGCTGCGCGGCTGCTGAAAATCCATAGAAATACCCTTATCCAAAAGATGAAAACCCTGAATATCCGGCCCCGCAACTAA
- a CDS encoding YqaA family protein — translation MEFLAQYGYLGLFSSAFLAATLLPLSSEVVLSVLLYNELSPMLLVIVATLGNVLGSVVNYGMGLGGGKLYKKKFSTASEKEVNAALSRFEKYGTYSLLFAWVPGIGDPLTVAAGVLRVNFILFLLLVTAGKLGRYIVLSYLVLKNMPS, via the coding sequence ATGGAGTTTTTAGCTCAATACGGTTATCTCGGTTTGTTTTCCTCTGCGTTTCTTGCTGCGACTCTTTTACCGTTAAGTTCAGAGGTTGTACTCTCAGTGCTGCTGTACAACGAACTGAGTCCGATGTTGCTGGTAATAGTCGCTACCCTGGGCAATGTCCTGGGTTCTGTGGTGAATTACGGCATGGGGCTGGGTGGTGGGAAACTCTATAAAAAGAAATTTTCCACCGCCTCGGAAAAGGAGGTAAATGCTGCACTTTCAAGGTTTGAGAAATACGGGACCTACTCGCTGCTCTTTGCCTGGGTGCCGGGAATAGGTGACCCGTTGACCGTCGCAGCAGGTGTTTTACGGGTGAATTTCATACTGTTTTTGCTGCTGGTCACCGCGGGTAAACTTGGGCGTTATATTGTTCTGTCGTATTTAGTACTGAAAAATATGCCATCATAA
- a CDS encoding NADH:flavin oxidoreductase: MKTLFDKTTIGTMTLKNRLWRSATWENMADEKGHLTDRLRTVYRGLAQGGIGTIITGYAFVLEDEQPNPGMMGIYDDSFISEYKELTTEVQAEGANIVMQIVYGGSSTGFNIGERDIMGPSAVANPSRGVVPREMTRDDIVRVVEAFAQAARRCKAAGFDGVQIHGAHGYLLSQFLSPYFNRRKDEYGGEIHNRARIIYETLEAVRATVGLDYPVFIKMHCTDHWDSNGLSVEDSLQVALELQRRGITGIEFSGGNPDADNYPGKAPIRNKIIAEEKQSYFAIETAQIAEKLVVPVISVGGHRSPTKMKELLNTTSINYFAMSRTLLSEPDLPNRWQRGDFSRPRCVSCGKCWDAAGNICILDRKKNDSDDD; encoded by the coding sequence ATGAAAACACTCTTTGACAAAACGACTATTGGCACGATGACCTTGAAAAACAGGCTCTGGCGATCGGCTACCTGGGAGAATATGGCAGACGAGAAAGGGCATCTCACTGATCGGTTGCGTACTGTTTATCGAGGTCTTGCCCAGGGCGGTATTGGTACTATCATCACCGGTTACGCCTTTGTGCTGGAGGATGAACAACCAAATCCGGGCATGATGGGTATTTATGATGACAGCTTTATTTCTGAATATAAGGAATTAACAACAGAAGTTCAGGCCGAAGGGGCGAATATCGTCATGCAGATCGTCTATGGTGGTTCGAGCACCGGTTTCAACATTGGTGAGCGGGATATCATGGGGCCTTCTGCTGTGGCCAATCCATCGCGGGGCGTCGTACCCAGAGAGATGACCCGCGATGATATCGTCAGGGTGGTTGAAGCATTTGCCCAGGCAGCGCGCAGGTGCAAAGCGGCAGGTTTTGACGGAGTGCAGATTCACGGAGCCCACGGCTATCTGCTCAGTCAGTTTCTCTCACCCTATTTTAACCGCAGAAAGGACGAATACGGCGGTGAGATCCATAACAGGGCCAGGATAATATACGAAACCCTTGAGGCGGTTCGAGCTACTGTGGGGCTTGATTATCCGGTATTTATCAAGATGCACTGTACAGATCACTGGGACAGTAACGGTTTGAGTGTCGAGGACAGCCTGCAGGTGGCGCTTGAGCTACAGCGACGTGGAATCACCGGAATCGAGTTCAGCGGCGGCAACCCGGATGCTGATAACTATCCCGGTAAAGCACCGATCCGTAATAAGATTATCGCTGAAGAAAAACAGTCCTACTTTGCCATAGAGACGGCTCAGATTGCCGAAAAGCTGGTTGTCCCAGTGATTTCTGTCGGCGGGCATCGCAGCCCTACGAAGATGAAAGAGTTGTTGAACACCACCTCAATCAACTATTTTGCCATGTCCAGAACTTTGCTGAGTGAACCGGACCTGCCAAATCGCTGGCAGCGGGGGGATTTTAGCCGGCCACGGTGTGTTTCCTGCGGCAAGTGCTGGGATGCGGCTGGCAACATCTGTATTCTCGATAGGAAAAAAAACGACTCCGATGATGATTAA
- a CDS encoding MFS transporter — protein MNNTASKPAADAVSASLVLFVVSCVQFITPMMASSVGIALPAIGKEFGASATQLSLIQLSYIFALAVLMIPLGRFADIHGRKLIFNLGIVMAIISTLAIGFVPNTEIFIFFRFLQGVSAAMINATSLAILTAVFPPERRGRALGIVAGFAYFGLAAGPSMAGTITTQLGWRWLFFLMVPLQMIVLILTLVRFKGEWADARGEKFGWSGSMVYIASLSLVIFGATQMNDISFAWLIAIAGLVGLGLFLKWEANKTNALFDVRLLVENKTFTLTNIATLINYGASFGVMFLIILYLQYVKGLSAQQAGLVIMITPCLLAIFSPIAGRWADIYSPRKVATIGMTICAVGLFGTLLMNETTHFATIVVIMSLLGVGFGIFASPNLKVVMGCVGPRHYGTAASISGTMRTGGILAGTVINTSVIALFMGDAPITGDNYLVYLKSMHVCMTTFAVMSVVGIGLSLFRVNLIGPEKH, from the coding sequence ATGAATAATACAGCGAGCAAACCGGCAGCCGATGCTGTATCAGCCTCCCTGGTGCTTTTTGTCGTCTCATGCGTGCAGTTCATAACACCGATGATGGCCTCATCTGTCGGCATCGCCTTACCGGCAATCGGCAAGGAGTTCGGGGCAAGCGCCACCCAGCTCAGCCTGATCCAGCTGAGCTATATCTTCGCCCTGGCGGTGCTGATGATCCCCCTGGGACGGTTTGCCGATATCCACGGCAGAAAGCTGATCTTCAATCTTGGCATCGTCATGGCCATCATCTCGACTCTGGCCATAGGATTTGTGCCAAATACCGAAATATTTATTTTCTTCCGTTTTTTGCAGGGCGTGTCAGCCGCAATGATCAACGCCACCAGCCTCGCCATTCTCACCGCCGTCTTTCCGCCCGAGCGCCGGGGTCGGGCATTGGGAATTGTCGCTGGCTTTGCCTATTTTGGCCTGGCGGCCGGGCCATCCATGGCCGGCACCATAACCACTCAGCTCGGTTGGCGATGGTTGTTCTTTCTTATGGTGCCGCTGCAGATGATCGTGCTGATTTTAACGCTGGTACGATTCAAAGGGGAATGGGCAGACGCCAGGGGAGAAAAATTTGGCTGGAGCGGCAGTATGGTCTATATCGCCTCATTGTCCCTGGTTATCTTCGGTGCCACCCAGATGAATGATATCAGTTTTGCGTGGCTGATAGCCATTGCCGGCCTTGTCGGGCTCGGCCTCTTCCTGAAATGGGAGGCGAACAAAACCAATGCGCTCTTCGATGTCCGGCTACTGGTGGAAAACAAGACCTTCACACTCACCAATATCGCTACCCTGATCAATTACGGGGCTTCGTTCGGGGTGATGTTTTTGATTATTCTTTACCTGCAATATGTAAAAGGTCTCAGCGCCCAGCAGGCAGGGTTGGTCATCATGATAACACCCTGCCTGCTGGCTATCTTTTCTCCCATTGCCGGCCGTTGGGCAGATATCTACTCTCCCCGAAAAGTCGCTACTATTGGTATGACGATCTGCGCTGTCGGACTCTTTGGCACACTGCTCATGAACGAGACCACACACTTTGCCACTATCGTGGTCATCATGAGCCTGTTGGGGGTTGGTTTCGGCATTTTTGCCTCACCCAACCTGAAAGTGGTGATGGGTTGCGTCGGACCACGTCATTATGGAACCGCAGCAAGCATCTCCGGCACCATGCGCACCGGAGGTATATTGGCCGGCACCGTCATCAATACCTCTGTTATTGCACTTTTCATGGGAGATGCGCCCATCACCGGCGACAACTATCTCGTATACCTCAAGTCCATGCACGTCTGCATGACCACCTTCGCAGTTATGAGTGTGGTGGGAATCGGGCTATCACTTTTTCGGGTAAACCTTATCGGTCCTGAAAAGCACTAG
- a CDS encoding MarR family winged helix-turn-helix transcriptional regulator, with protein sequence MNQHPFPPITLFGHRFAMLHRLQMSMCRADILAAGIQPSWFPFLAKLTFENEPVTQEYLAKALAIDKGPTARTINQLEQHGYLTRRANPENRRQNLVSATPKATEITNTLLLSFEKSLKIFMKGFSEEECTTILAQMDRMIANAKEALHE encoded by the coding sequence ATGAACCAACATCCATTCCCGCCAATAACCCTTTTTGGACACAGGTTTGCCATGCTGCACAGGCTGCAGATGAGCATGTGCAGGGCAGATATCCTGGCCGCAGGCATCCAGCCGAGCTGGTTTCCCTTTCTCGCCAAGCTGACCTTTGAGAACGAACCCGTAACGCAGGAGTACCTTGCCAAGGCTCTTGCCATAGACAAGGGCCCCACGGCCAGAACCATTAACCAACTCGAGCAGCACGGTTACCTGACTCGCAGAGCCAATCCTGAAAACCGACGGCAAAATCTCGTCAGCGCCACTCCTAAAGCAACGGAAATTACCAATACACTGCTGCTCTCATTTGAAAAATCGCTCAAAATTTTTATGAAAGGTTTTTCCGAAGAGGAATGCACCACCATCCTGGCTCAGATGGACCGCATGATCGCCAACGCCAAGGAGGCTCTCCATGAATAA